One window from the genome of Gemmatimonadaceae bacterium encodes:
- a CDS encoding DUF4097 family beta strand repeat-containing protein, producing MRTLLGIALVALGTASAGAQQADFQWSKAEPAGTVVSVHDINGDVRFAPAGGTTVEVTGHRHGNTDDMYVAVKEYAQHVVVCVLWKDSDESCDEDGAHMHSHHSNWGDRGTVDVTVKLPASMLADAHSVSGDVAIDGAQGDVRASSVSGDLKLHDLRASSVRATSVSGDVDVTIAALTGAGDLSFRSVSGDVTVAVPAALDADFAMSTVSGDLDTDFPLTLHGQVGRRSINARIGRGGRALSVSTVSGDVRLRTLK from the coding sequence ATGCGCACACTCCTCGGAATTGCCCTCGTCGCCCTCGGCACGGCCTCGGCCGGCGCGCAGCAGGCCGACTTCCAATGGTCCAAGGCGGAACCCGCCGGTACCGTCGTCTCGGTGCACGACATCAACGGCGACGTGCGGTTCGCGCCGGCCGGCGGCACCACCGTCGAGGTCACCGGCCACCGGCACGGCAACACCGACGACATGTACGTGGCCGTCAAGGAGTACGCGCAGCATGTGGTGGTCTGCGTGCTCTGGAAGGACTCCGACGAATCGTGCGACGAGGACGGCGCCCACATGCACTCGCACCACAGCAACTGGGGCGATCGCGGGACCGTGGACGTGACCGTCAAGCTGCCGGCGTCGATGCTGGCCGACGCCCATTCGGTGAGCGGCGACGTGGCCATCGACGGCGCCCAGGGCGACGTGCGCGCGTCGTCGGTGAGCGGCGACCTGAAACTGCACGATCTCCGCGCTTCGTCGGTGCGCGCCACCTCGGTGAGCGGCGACGTGGACGTGACCATCGCCGCGCTCACCGGCGCCGGCGACCTCTCGTTCCGGAGCGTGAGCGGCGACGTCACCGTGGCCGTGCCCGCCGCGCTCGACGCCGACTTCGCGATGTCCACGGTGAGCGGCGACCTCGACACCGACTTCCCGCTCACGCTCCACGGCCAGGTGGGCCGCCGGAGCATCAACGCCC